One Thermococcus eurythermalis DNA segment encodes these proteins:
- a CDS encoding ABC transporter permease, translating to MKVSKWSERFFGTPLPDPVVIVSFLFPLLYLVGFLVIPVLVMLGTAFKYNEHFSLYWFKSIFESNYYFNPHPGGYLVKTIEYGGREVYHFYGWDFGVVLNSIIVSISVMILTTLLGTFFAFIMARYDFPGKNIMRVLLFIPLLVTPFVNVVVVKKMFLPDGIINWIFHEHLHLFPKPIWIDGLVGVIIAQTITYYPIVYLNAYASFINIDPSLEEQAENLGSKGFHLFRTVTLPLAMPGIMAGAILVGIFSLEDLAAPIVFQGSAIAKKLMSYQIYSSFVSGFAVGNPQMAALALIMLTIAVVMFLAVRWYVGLKQYAMLSKGGRWKPRVAKPKWWQALIIAFVAVPLLLITIFPQIGVVLLAFSKTWYGTWPSGFTLENMKAIVTQPDIERVIINSVMYSTVAIIIIILLSLTASYASSRFKKAKLAPILDSLATIPIAVPGIVIAMSYFFFFSTVPPFKGTIFDPTNLLYFFPGAALILAYSIRRLPFAARSISAGLQQVHVSLEEAAMNLGAGRWKALTSILLPMISLNLLGGAMLSFVYCMSETSVGITLGSINSTWYPITAKMRELIIGAVGSANLAAALGVFLMLVQIAAIVIANVITKQRYSFIGLT from the coding sequence ATGAAGGTCAGCAAGTGGAGTGAAAGGTTTTTTGGAACGCCTTTGCCGGACCCAGTTGTCATAGTGTCATTCCTGTTCCCGCTGCTCTACCTGGTGGGCTTTCTGGTGATTCCGGTTCTAGTGATGCTCGGAACTGCCTTCAAGTACAACGAGCACTTCTCCCTCTACTGGTTCAAGAGCATCTTCGAGTCAAACTACTACTTCAACCCCCATCCCGGGGGATACCTGGTAAAGACCATCGAGTACGGCGGCAGAGAAGTTTACCACTTCTACGGTTGGGACTTCGGCGTTGTCCTCAACTCAATAATAGTCTCAATAAGCGTCATGATTCTGACAACGCTTCTCGGAACGTTCTTCGCGTTCATAATGGCCCGCTATGACTTTCCGGGCAAGAACATAATGCGCGTCCTCCTCTTCATCCCGCTCCTCGTCACCCCGTTCGTCAACGTCGTCGTTGTCAAGAAGATGTTCCTCCCAGACGGAATCATCAACTGGATTTTCCACGAGCACCTCCACCTCTTCCCGAAGCCGATATGGATTGACGGTCTCGTCGGTGTCATAATCGCCCAGACGATAACCTACTACCCGATAGTCTACCTCAACGCCTACGCGAGCTTCATCAACATAGACCCCAGCCTCGAAGAGCAGGCCGAGAACCTCGGCAGCAAGGGCTTCCACCTCTTCAGGACGGTAACCCTTCCGCTCGCAATGCCTGGAATAATGGCGGGTGCAATCCTCGTCGGAATCTTCAGCCTTGAAGACCTCGCGGCCCCAATCGTCTTCCAGGGAAGCGCCATAGCCAAGAAGCTCATGTCCTACCAGATTTACAGCTCCTTCGTCTCCGGCTTTGCAGTCGGCAACCCGCAGATGGCCGCCCTGGCCCTGATAATGCTTACTATAGCCGTCGTAATGTTCCTCGCCGTCCGCTGGTACGTCGGCCTCAAGCAGTACGCGATGCTCAGCAAGGGCGGCAGGTGGAAGCCGAGGGTCGCCAAGCCCAAGTGGTGGCAGGCCCTCATAATAGCCTTCGTCGCCGTTCCTCTCCTGCTGATAACAATCTTCCCCCAGATTGGTGTTGTCCTGCTTGCCTTCTCAAAGACGTGGTACGGCACCTGGCCGAGTGGGTTCACCCTTGAGAACATGAAAGCCATAGTGACCCAGCCCGACATAGAGCGCGTCATCATCAACAGCGTGATGTACTCAACGGTCGCAATAATCATTATCATCCTCCTGTCCCTGACGGCCTCCTACGCCTCGAGTAGGTTCAAGAAGGCCAAGCTCGCCCCGATACTCGACAGCCTCGCCACAATACCTATAGCCGTCCCCGGAATCGTCATAGCAATGAGCTATTTCTTCTTCTTCTCGACGGTTCCGCCGTTCAAGGGCACCATCTTCGACCCAACGAACCTGCTGTACTTCTTCCCGGGAGCGGCGCTGATACTGGCGTACTCCATCAGGCGTCTGCCCTTCGCGGCACGCTCAATCTCCGCCGGCCTCCAGCAGGTTCACGTCTCGCTTGAAGAGGCCGCGATGAACCTTGGAGCAGGCAGGTGGAAGGCCCTCACCAGCATACTCCTGCCCATGATTTCACTCAACCTGCTCGGCGGAGCGATGCTAAGCTTCGTCTACTGTATGAGTGAAACCAGCGTCGGCATTACCCTCGGTTCCATCAACTCAACGTGGTACCCGATAACGGCCAAGATGAGGGAGCTCATCATAGGCGCCGTTGGAAGTGCCAACCTTGCAGCTGCACTCGGCGTTTTCCTCATGCTCGTGCAGATAGCGGCGATTGTTATAGCCAACGTAATAACCAAGCAGAGGTACTCCTTCATTGGTCTTACCTGA
- a CDS encoding CGP-CTERM sorting domain-containing protein, which translates to MVKRLLALLMAFATAVSVLGGVPALAEEYSTTYSEFLYQPAPAVPAFAVPGGNFTLYMKGNDLDVKGIEAVSILHGPYQLPILSATAPAGNDMSTVVVGVPNDVAPDDYFLLIKTDKGTLVLPNGLKVFKEWPKTLKIAWVSDTHITTGAKVGYVCENYFQSSIYKLEEMCSNPIPLHSVVATYSAYQYWAMNDATILVNTGDEVDTSGDATAYNIIYDITRLTSASGLPIVGIKGNHDDPPTIYTQVIGPRYFYVTIGKFLIIGLDTGGDQGYPTMEQIEWMEKVLEEHRDYIPIILYHHPYFFNPRWNYLGGVIENLDPNADWDEIKGLLRASWASQEEISKRFLEDVVKYNVVLTLSGHIHHDMYWLYTDKNGNKHYFLTLTSTGAPDKEPNPPANPRYSPTWYGSNLVVVDENGNVEMPYVSVDIEDNKVKSDFMSVPVPQRFIIFKHETDFGTALKFFNDLDHSVTGPIAVQVPTNAEVDPDATNITYKVITSREIAGRYYMLLNVTIPQGVSQLVIDTGKDTEKPVVQIAYLQPSHPRPNSNFVVYFTAQDNLGIRDLYAVIYDSDGNPVKYGKVDRFPAEPSSGKPGDTFYIVQLPGLESGKYRLEIVAEDFYGNKAVVTKELNVTPSKPPTATSTAGEESGICGPAAVVGLAVVPLLLRRRR; encoded by the coding sequence ATGGTTAAAAGATTACTAGCCCTGCTGATGGCTTTTGCAACTGCGGTTTCTGTGCTTGGGGGAGTCCCAGCACTTGCCGAGGAGTACTCTACGACCTATAGCGAGTTCCTTTATCAACCAGCTCCAGCCGTTCCAGCGTTTGCAGTGCCCGGGGGTAATTTCACCCTATACATGAAAGGCAATGACCTCGATGTGAAAGGTATAGAGGCCGTCTCAATTCTTCATGGCCCCTACCAGCTTCCAATACTCAGTGCCACGGCACCAGCAGGCAATGACATGAGCACGGTTGTTGTCGGTGTCCCCAACGACGTTGCTCCCGACGATTACTTCCTCCTTATAAAGACGGACAAGGGAACCCTCGTTCTCCCAAACGGCCTCAAGGTCTTCAAGGAGTGGCCCAAGACCCTCAAGATCGCGTGGGTCAGCGACACCCACATTACAACCGGTGCCAAGGTCGGGTACGTTTGCGAAAACTACTTCCAGAGTAGCATCTACAAGCTCGAAGAGATGTGTTCGAACCCGATTCCGCTCCACAGCGTCGTTGCGACCTACAGCGCCTACCAGTACTGGGCCATGAACGACGCTACAATCCTCGTCAACACCGGTGACGAGGTCGACACGAGCGGTGACGCGACCGCGTACAACATAATCTATGACATCACCAGGCTTACCTCCGCATCGGGACTTCCAATCGTGGGAATCAAGGGCAACCACGACGACCCGCCGACCATCTACACCCAGGTCATCGGCCCGAGGTACTTCTACGTGACCATCGGCAAGTTCCTCATAATAGGCCTGGACACGGGAGGCGACCAGGGCTACCCGACAATGGAGCAGATTGAGTGGATGGAGAAAGTTCTTGAGGAGCACAGGGACTACATCCCGATAATCCTCTACCACCACCCGTACTTCTTCAACCCCCGCTGGAACTACCTCGGAGGCGTTATAGAGAACCTCGACCCAAACGCCGACTGGGACGAGATTAAGGGCCTCCTCAGGGCATCTTGGGCCAGTCAGGAGGAAATCTCCAAGCGCTTCCTTGAGGACGTTGTCAAGTACAACGTGGTTCTCACCCTGAGCGGCCACATCCACCATGACATGTACTGGCTCTACACCGACAAGAACGGAAACAAGCACTACTTCCTGACCCTTACCTCGACTGGAGCCCCCGATAAGGAGCCCAACCCACCGGCCAACCCGAGGTACAGCCCGACCTGGTACGGAAGCAACCTCGTCGTCGTGGACGAGAACGGCAACGTTGAGATGCCCTACGTCTCCGTGGACATCGAAGACAACAAGGTCAAGAGCGACTTCATGAGCGTCCCAGTTCCCCAGAGGTTCATAATATTCAAGCACGAGACTGACTTTGGAACGGCGCTCAAGTTCTTCAACGACCTTGACCACAGCGTCACCGGCCCAATAGCCGTCCAGGTTCCGACCAACGCCGAGGTCGACCCCGACGCCACCAACATCACATACAAGGTCATCACCTCCAGGGAGATAGCGGGCCGGTACTACATGCTCCTCAACGTGACGATTCCGCAGGGAGTGTCCCAGCTCGTTATTGACACGGGTAAGGACACCGAGAAGCCGGTCGTCCAGATTGCCTACCTCCAGCCCAGCCACCCCAGGCCCAACTCAAACTTTGTCGTCTACTTCACAGCCCAGGACAACCTCGGAATAAGGGACCTCTACGCGGTCATCTATGACTCCGACGGAAACCCTGTCAAGTACGGCAAGGTTGACAGGTTCCCGGCCGAGCCGTCCAGCGGAAAGCCTGGCGACACGTTCTACATCGTCCAGCTGCCCGGGCTTGAGTCCGGCAAGTACAGGCTCGAGATAGTGGCCGAGGACTTCTACGGAAACAAGGCCGTTGTCACCAAGGAGCTCAATGTGACCCCCAGCAAGCCCCCAACCGCTACCTCAACCGCTGGAGAGGAGAGCGGAATCTGCGGCCCGGCCGCGGTGGTTGGACTGGCCGTGGTGCCACTCCTCCTCAGGAGGAGGCGCTGA
- a CDS encoding DUF447 domain-containing protein, whose product MLSYFDEGKVYEVILVTKSNVTPVGVVREGEKLRFKLFPGRSFREVLETGKASIQSTNDPELLVRTALNLPVTLEFVEKNGYRWIEGLPGLYGRVESRVKRWKDELGETEVLLCELIPEGEIEGKLPLRPFSRADCILVEMAVLFTRYRVRPGESLREEILKMHSLYNHLGGSSPTAQYIVELLTGKAQNRK is encoded by the coding sequence ATGCTGAGCTACTTTGATGAAGGGAAAGTTTACGAGGTTATCCTTGTTACCAAGTCGAACGTCACCCCGGTGGGGGTTGTTAGAGAAGGTGAGAAGCTCAGGTTCAAGCTCTTTCCGGGGAGGAGCTTCCGAGAAGTTCTTGAGACCGGTAAAGCCTCAATCCAGTCCACCAACGACCCGGAACTGCTCGTCAGGACTGCACTAAATCTGCCCGTAACGCTTGAGTTCGTCGAGAAAAACGGCTACCGCTGGATTGAGGGCCTGCCCGGCCTCTACGGCCGGGTTGAGAGCAGGGTCAAGCGCTGGAAAGATGAACTCGGCGAGACCGAAGTCCTGCTCTGCGAGCTTATTCCCGAGGGAGAAATCGAAGGGAAACTTCCCCTGAGGCCTTTCAGCAGGGCGGACTGCATACTCGTTGAGATGGCCGTCCTGTTCACCCGCTACCGCGTGAGACCTGGGGAATCGCTGAGGGAAGAGATCCTTAAGATGCACTCCCTTTACAACCACCTTGGTGGCAGTTCCCCCACAGCCCAATATATCGTTGAGCTCTTGACGGGAAAAGCTCAAAACAGGAAGTGA
- a CDS encoding tyrosine--tRNA ligase has protein sequence MDIEEKIQLIKRKPTEELLTEENLRHLFEVGIPMQHYIGFEISGYIHLGTGLMAGAKIADLQKAGIKTRIFLADWHSWINDKLGGDLETIQKVALTYFKEGMKQSIKVMGGDPDKVEFVLASEILEKGDYWQTVIDISKNVTLARMMRSITIMGRQMGEAIDFAKLIYPAMQVADIFYQGVTIAHAGMDQRKAHVIAIEVAPKLRYHPLEWKGEKLKPVALHHHLLLGLQEPPVWPIESEEQFKELKTQMKMSKSKPYSAVFIHDSPEEIKQKLRKAFCPAREVKYNPVLDWAEYIIFREEPTEFTIHRPAKFGGDVTYTTFEELKRDFAEGKLHPLDLKNAVAEYLIELLKPVRDYFEKHPEPLELMREIKITR, from the coding sequence ATGGACATTGAGGAGAAGATCCAGCTCATAAAGCGCAAGCCCACGGAGGAGCTCCTGACGGAGGAGAACCTGAGGCACCTCTTCGAGGTTGGAATCCCAATGCAGCACTACATAGGATTCGAGATAAGCGGTTACATTCACCTCGGTACCGGTCTCATGGCCGGCGCAAAGATAGCAGACCTTCAGAAGGCTGGAATCAAGACGAGGATTTTCCTCGCCGACTGGCACAGCTGGATAAACGACAAGCTCGGCGGCGACCTTGAGACCATCCAGAAGGTCGCGCTCACCTACTTCAAGGAGGGCATGAAGCAGAGCATAAAGGTCATGGGCGGCGACCCGGACAAGGTCGAGTTCGTCCTCGCGAGTGAGATACTAGAGAAGGGCGACTACTGGCAGACGGTCATAGACATATCCAAGAACGTGACTTTAGCGAGGATGATGCGCTCCATAACGATAATGGGCCGCCAGATGGGAGAGGCCATAGACTTTGCCAAGCTCATATACCCGGCAATGCAGGTTGCGGACATATTCTACCAGGGCGTCACCATAGCCCACGCAGGAATGGACCAGAGGAAGGCCCACGTCATAGCGATTGAGGTGGCTCCAAAGCTTAGATACCACCCGCTTGAGTGGAAGGGCGAGAAGCTCAAGCCGGTCGCTCTGCACCACCACCTCCTGCTCGGCCTGCAGGAACCGCCCGTCTGGCCCATTGAAAGCGAGGAGCAGTTCAAAGAGCTCAAGACCCAGATGAAGATGAGCAAGAGCAAGCCCTACTCGGCCGTGTTCATCCATGACAGTCCTGAAGAGATTAAGCAGAAGCTCAGGAAGGCCTTCTGCCCCGCGAGGGAAGTTAAGTACAACCCCGTTCTCGACTGGGCTGAGTACATAATCTTCCGCGAGGAGCCGACCGAGTTCACAATCCACCGCCCGGCCAAGTTCGGAGGCGACGTCACCTACACGACCTTCGAGGAGCTCAAGAGGGACTTCGCAGAGGGCAAGCTCCACCCGCTCGACCTCAAGAACGCCGTCGCCGAATACCTCATCGAGCTCCTCAAGCCTGTCCGGGACTACTTTGAGAAGCACCCGGAGCCGCTGGAGCTCATGAGGGAGATAAAGATTACCCGGTGA
- a CDS encoding ABC transporter ATP-binding protein produces the protein MVDVKLENIVKTFDGTTALKGISLHIKHKELFTLLGPSGCGKSTTLRIIAGLDYPDSGHVYFGDEEVTYLPSYQRGAVLVFQNYALWPHMTVFDNVAYGLKIRKVPKEEIKKRVEWALELVKLKGFENRYPTQLSGGQQQRVAIARALVVEPKVLLLDEPLSNLDAKLRLEMRSEIRRIQRELGITVIYVTHDQEEAMAISDRIAVMNVGTVEQVGTPRDIYERPKTEFVASFMGKTNVIPAKVVERDGDRVTVEFESFRLEGLHYTEKSDNVVLVIRPERIKFRPGENTVSLEGTVDLIEYYGFFTEVVGLFGETRIIARAISDKEIANLRPTQPVTFYIDRDDIIVLPKQNL, from the coding sequence ATGGTTGACGTTAAGCTTGAGAACATCGTGAAGACCTTCGATGGAACGACCGCGTTAAAGGGGATAAGCCTTCACATAAAGCACAAGGAGCTCTTCACCCTGCTCGGCCCGAGCGGGTGTGGAAAATCCACGACGCTGAGAATCATAGCTGGTCTCGACTACCCCGACAGCGGACACGTCTACTTCGGCGACGAGGAGGTCACTTACCTCCCCTCCTACCAGCGCGGTGCCGTGCTCGTCTTCCAGAACTACGCCCTCTGGCCCCACATGACGGTCTTTGACAACGTCGCTTACGGCCTCAAGATAAGGAAGGTTCCGAAAGAGGAAATCAAGAAGAGGGTCGAGTGGGCGCTTGAGCTCGTCAAGCTCAAGGGCTTCGAGAACCGCTATCCTACCCAGCTTTCCGGCGGACAGCAGCAGCGTGTCGCAATCGCGAGGGCTCTCGTTGTCGAGCCGAAGGTTCTCCTCCTTGACGAGCCGCTCAGCAACCTCGACGCAAAGCTCAGGCTTGAGATGCGTTCGGAAATCAGAAGGATTCAGCGCGAGCTCGGAATAACAGTCATCTACGTTACCCACGACCAGGAAGAGGCAATGGCAATAAGCGACAGGATTGCCGTCATGAACGTCGGAACCGTCGAGCAGGTCGGAACCCCGAGGGACATCTACGAGAGGCCGAAGACCGAGTTCGTTGCCAGCTTCATGGGCAAGACCAACGTTATTCCGGCCAAAGTCGTCGAGAGGGACGGCGACCGCGTTACGGTTGAGTTCGAGAGCTTCCGCCTTGAGGGCCTCCACTACACCGAGAAGAGCGACAACGTCGTCCTCGTCATAAGGCCGGAGCGCATAAAGTTCAGGCCCGGCGAGAACACAGTCTCGCTTGAGGGAACCGTAGACCTCATTGAGTACTACGGCTTCTTCACCGAGGTCGTCGGCCTCTTCGGCGAGACGAGAATCATAGCCAGGGCCATAAGCGACAAGGAGATAGCCAACCTCAGGCCCACCCAGCCGGTTACGTTCTACATAGACAGGGACGACATAATAGTCCTGCCCAAGCAGAACCTCTAA
- a CDS encoding CGP-CTERM sorting domain-containing protein, producing the protein MKKAAMFLVAVVLLSVFGVVASPAVSAAESGKIVIAIDLAHGENANGLEDVTYKNQTLTEGMLKVLTDYTFVYFGDPKYESDLGIKRLGDKITYDALKNNDVTILILGQPTSPLPSEEIEAIKQWLQEGGKVLWIAGDSDYPNGDRTQQFINSLLDQLGVTNLRLELASVEDPVSNAGAPYRVVALADPWKDTPKRDILVKNFKYDGKVLEHGPGLIAWVDGKDGSGEWHKLTPDSKPEKTYVLVHSSPNAIIKENSDPAANAYQAGEQGEFPIVAAQIVKVNDKNNVIIVSGETPVGGHEPMWASQYYDVKLDGPAVVSNILEWSVEMTTAEESGGICGPALFVGLAVVPLLIRRRK; encoded by the coding sequence ATGAAGAAGGCCGCAATGTTCCTGGTAGCCGTTGTTCTGCTGTCTGTTTTTGGGGTGGTTGCCAGCCCAGCGGTTAGCGCCGCCGAAAGCGGAAAGATTGTCATAGCCATAGACCTCGCCCACGGCGAAAACGCCAACGGTCTTGAAGACGTCACGTACAAGAACCAGACACTGACTGAAGGAATGCTGAAGGTTCTGACGGACTATACGTTCGTCTACTTCGGTGACCCCAAGTATGAAAGCGACCTTGGAATCAAGAGGCTTGGTGACAAAATCACATACGATGCGCTCAAGAATAACGACGTTACTATTCTCATCCTTGGCCAGCCGACCAGCCCGCTCCCGTCCGAGGAAATCGAGGCCATAAAGCAGTGGCTCCAGGAGGGTGGAAAGGTTCTCTGGATCGCCGGTGATTCTGACTACCCGAACGGTGACAGAACCCAGCAGTTCATCAACAGCCTTCTTGACCAGCTCGGCGTTACCAACCTCCGCCTTGAGCTCGCCTCTGTTGAAGACCCGGTCAGCAACGCAGGGGCCCCGTACCGTGTCGTCGCACTCGCCGACCCGTGGAAGGACACCCCCAAGAGAGACATCCTCGTTAAGAACTTCAAGTACGATGGTAAGGTTCTTGAACACGGCCCGGGTCTTATTGCCTGGGTTGACGGCAAAGACGGGAGCGGTGAGTGGCACAAGCTCACACCCGACAGCAAGCCTGAGAAGACCTACGTCCTTGTCCACTCCAGCCCCAATGCAATAATCAAGGAGAACAGCGACCCGGCTGCAAACGCTTACCAGGCTGGTGAGCAGGGAGAGTTCCCGATCGTTGCCGCCCAGATTGTCAAGGTCAACGACAAGAACAACGTCATCATAGTCAGCGGTGAGACCCCCGTTGGAGGTCACGAGCCAATGTGGGCCAGCCAGTACTACGACGTCAAGCTCGACGGCCCGGCCGTCGTCTCCAACATCCTCGAGTGGAGCGTTGAGATGACCACTGCTGAGGAGAGCGGTGGAATCTGCGGTCCGGCGCTCTTCGTCGGCCTTGCAGTCGTCCCGCTCCTCATCAGGAGGAGGAAGTGA
- a CDS encoding MazG nucleotide pyrophosphohydrolase domain-containing protein yields MELREFQEMIKEIYFHKDSKRGVERTFLWFVEEVGELSEAIRKRDREAMEEEFADVLAWLASLANLLDIDIEEAAKKKYPGVCPYCGKKPCECEEKF; encoded by the coding sequence ATGGAGCTCAGGGAATTCCAGGAGATGATTAAGGAAATCTACTTCCACAAGGACTCAAAGAGGGGCGTTGAGAGAACCTTTCTCTGGTTCGTGGAGGAAGTCGGTGAACTGAGCGAGGCGATAAGGAAGAGAGACCGCGAGGCGATGGAGGAAGAGTTCGCCGACGTTTTAGCGTGGCTCGCCAGCTTGGCCAACCTGCTTGACATCGATATTGAGGAAGCGGCTAAGAAGAAGTACCCCGGCGTCTGTCCCTACTGCGGGAAGAAGCCGTGCGAGTGCGAGGAGAAGTTTTAG
- a CDS encoding Lrp/AsnC family transcriptional regulator has product MPGIDERDREILRILRSNGRITLTELGKKVNLSPASVKSRLEKLERLGAVKGYSAVIDPAFLGNPVTALIFIRLKDVDPYTRSMLRELASLDNVEFLYLKTGDHNVLLKGEFRDMDELREFLKSLKKTFGVNALSIEANLVVEELKNCWLADTHYDSDCGREKDYGKRQRS; this is encoded by the coding sequence ATGCCAGGGATTGATGAGAGGGACAGGGAGATTCTGAGAATCCTCCGCTCAAACGGCAGGATTACACTGACCGAGCTCGGAAAAAAGGTCAACCTCTCCCCCGCGAGCGTGAAGAGCAGGCTTGAGAAGCTCGAAAGGCTTGGGGCGGTTAAGGGCTACTCGGCGGTGATTGACCCGGCTTTCCTCGGGAATCCCGTTACGGCCCTAATCTTCATCAGGCTCAAGGACGTTGACCCCTACACGAGGAGCATGCTCCGCGAGCTTGCCTCGCTCGACAACGTCGAGTTCCTATACCTAAAAACCGGAGACCACAACGTACTGCTGAAGGGAGAATTCAGGGACATGGACGAGCTCAGAGAGTTCCTGAAAAGCTTAAAGAAGACCTTTGGAGTGAACGCGCTCTCAATCGAGGCGAACCTCGTCGTCGAGGAGCTCAAGAACTGCTGGCTCGCCGATACCCATTATGATAGCGACTGTGGAAGGGAGAAAGATTATGGCAAGCGTCAAAGAAGCTAA
- a CDS encoding ABC transporter substrate-binding protein: protein MRRALGIFLILVLGLSVVASGCINSGGSESSGTSGVTLVIVTRHDATIQYKVKQLFLKSDIAKQYNIVDLKFIGVPESLWPSYIEKGADVGWGGGPTLFDDLYKMDYLAPITDEKILGLIGKQIPEELAGMQMVRKDGSNVYWIAAALSSFGFTVNKEVLEKQGLPFPKKWEDIASPDWARDPPMYGIADPTRSTSNTRIYQIILQAFGWEEGWRIMTLIAANSKVYEASDAVRDAVINGEIAAGNTIDFYGYTAMRQNPNCEYVIPEGESIINGDPIALLKNAQHPEAAQAFIYWVLTEGQAVWMSQDINRLPINAEIFNKTITEEEAKIIFNGEYAGKTFAEARPALLKAYQISVASKGIPFDDARALKTVNSLQYYFKATLVDVNGPLHQAWMALVKAYKDGKITEEQFEKLKDELTAPIQFKDPDTGEMVTFTEEYAAKINDRIATDAGFQSQLMQEWRNAAQDKYQKVLDELKKVTG from the coding sequence ATGAGGCGCGCGCTTGGAATTTTCCTGATACTCGTTTTGGGCCTCAGCGTTGTGGCCAGCGGCTGTATTAATAGCGGTGGAAGTGAAAGCAGCGGAACCAGTGGAGTAACCCTTGTAATCGTCACGAGGCACGACGCGACCATCCAGTACAAGGTCAAGCAACTCTTCCTCAAGAGCGACATAGCCAAGCAGTACAACATCGTTGACCTGAAGTTCATAGGCGTCCCGGAGTCCCTCTGGCCGAGCTACATAGAGAAGGGCGCCGACGTTGGCTGGGGTGGAGGCCCGACCCTTTTCGATGACCTGTACAAGATGGACTACCTCGCACCGATAACCGACGAGAAGATACTCGGGCTCATCGGCAAGCAGATTCCGGAGGAGCTCGCAGGAATGCAGATGGTTAGAAAAGACGGGAGTAACGTCTACTGGATAGCCGCCGCGCTCTCGTCCTTCGGTTTCACCGTTAACAAGGAAGTTCTCGAAAAGCAGGGGCTCCCGTTCCCCAAGAAGTGGGAAGACATAGCCTCCCCTGACTGGGCCCGCGACCCGCCGATGTACGGCATCGCAGACCCGACGAGGAGCACCTCCAACACGAGGATTTACCAGATTATCCTCCAGGCCTTCGGCTGGGAGGAAGGGTGGAGGATTATGACCCTCATCGCGGCGAACTCCAAGGTCTATGAGGCTAGTGACGCCGTCAGAGATGCGGTCATCAACGGTGAAATCGCCGCAGGAAACACCATCGACTTCTACGGTTACACTGCCATGAGGCAGAACCCGAACTGTGAGTACGTCATCCCCGAAGGCGAAAGTATTATCAACGGTGACCCGATTGCCCTCCTCAAGAACGCCCAGCACCCTGAGGCGGCACAGGCCTTCATTTACTGGGTTCTGACCGAGGGACAGGCTGTCTGGATGAGCCAGGACATAAACAGGCTCCCGATTAACGCCGAGATATTCAACAAGACCATCACAGAGGAGGAGGCCAAGATTATCTTCAACGGCGAATATGCGGGCAAGACCTTCGCCGAGGCCCGCCCGGCCCTCCTCAAGGCCTATCAGATCTCCGTTGCAAGCAAAGGAATCCCGTTCGACGATGCAAGGGCCCTCAAGACCGTTAACTCCCTCCAGTACTACTTCAAGGCCACCCTCGTTGACGTCAACGGCCCGCTCCACCAGGCCTGGATGGCACTTGTCAAGGCCTACAAGGACGGCAAGATAACAGAGGAGCAGTTCGAGAAGCTCAAGGACGAGCTCACCGCCCCAATTCAGTTCAAGGACCCGGATACCGGCGAGATGGTCACCTTCACTGAAGAGTACGCCGCCAAGATAAACGACAGGATTGCCACCGACGCGGGCTTCCAGAGCCAGCTCATGCAGGAGTGGAGGAACGCCGCCCAGGATAAGTACCAGAAGGTTCTCGATGAGCTCAAGAAAGTAACCGGCTGA